In a single window of the Drosophila subpulchrella strain 33 F10 #4 breed RU33 chromosome X, RU_Dsub_v1.1 Primary Assembly, whole genome shotgun sequence genome:
- the LOC119556793 gene encoding midnolin homolog — MYPASGTGGSAATAAKFQNRCGSPQFASDYPHPHPHQHPHQTTSVAVHSAPPGVGVGVSAAVSGGSMRHGQRAVASHQHPSQMTLSHGMGHNHGMALGGGLGMGMGHGHGHAAATLGHPHTHSHSHNNSGSSSSSHVGHIGSHLIFPDDMDSIEFCMPAAPSSSSASSQNGLGIGDQLLMGSSHGEAFTERRRRGHSRRSNHKMDVEQQVKWSRKNIAATMERFEPTTNTQSSSSTSSLDYGFAAGVMTPSSSSATASHGGGASNPSLHVAFNGGGGGGAVGGGGGSGASGASGASGTGAAAPAAPFNHVYSYAYYEPGAAKCHTNVPAAQGSSSSSGSGGQGQQGQQQGHSKSPPRNSIRALLAKSFRSKSSTTHHGGQSTSSSPSAEERDRHTYTTRYGTTENLYEEVSEQKIRKVLSDNRIASGSSAGNVKEEQRRVQHNHFRVLDELNLSLEALIMPPTPPDVSPSHALGADEPSTSMPAGAVGGGSGISMSSSSGSAVAGPSSKTAQRPRRGGLLGGAAGAGATSNSSSASHASLENLSSTLNSMELKDHGHSSCINPEFDEGDLDSGFSGSGSSSGASYNESLRYYKSATPTGQLHHHAHIHQQQHQQALHHHNLNNNTLPHNLRSCRSSTASGTSTSKSSMASCGEDQGIGMTLAVGGGVGGVGGGAAAGGVMVPMHEAAGAVGGGGGSLSPFNYPRRCSADQQRASGRSMASGVGVGPGVGVAVGGMGGGMGGGSMSMSSSSNVALSTGAKPKKNFWTMKP, encoded by the exons ATGTATCCGGCCAGCGGCACTGGAGGCAGTGCAGCAACTGCTGCCAAGTTCCAGAATCGCTGTGGATCGCCGCAATTCGCCAGCGATTATCCGCACCCACATCCGCACCAGCATCCGCACCAGACGACATCGGTGGCGGTGCACAGTGCCCCGCCGGGAGTGGGTGTGGGAGTGAGTGCGGCGGTGAGTGGTGGCTCCATGCGCCACGGCCAGCGGGCGGTGGCATCACATCAGCATCCCAGCCAGATGACCCTCAGCCACGGCATGGGTCACAATCATGGCATGGCATTGGGCGGTGGCCTGGGCATGGGAATGGGCCATGGCCATGGACATGCGGCCGCCACCTTGGGGCATCCACATACACACTCGCATTCGCACAAcaacagcggcagcagcagcagcagccacgtGGGACACATCGGCTCGCACCTGATCTTCCCCGACGACATGGACAGCATCGAGTTTTGCATGCCGGCGGCGCCCTCTTCCTCGTCCGCCTCCTCGCAGAACGGCCTCGGGATCGGAGACCAACTGCTCATGGGCAGCAGTCACGGCGAGGCGTTCACGGAGCGCCGAAGAAGGGGTCACAGCCGGCGGAGCAACCACAAGATGGATGTCGAGCAGCAG GTCAAGTGGTCTCGCAAGAACATTGCCGCCACCATGGAACGGTTCGAGCCCACGACCAACACACAGTCGTCGTCGTCCACTTCATCGCTGGACTACGGATTCGCCGCCGGCGTAATGacgcccagcagcagcagtgccACGGCATCGCACGGCGGTGGCGCCTCCAATCCCTCACTGCACGTGGCCTTCAACGGCGGGGGTGGTGGTGGAGctgtgggtggtggtggtggctcTGGAGCCTCGGGAGCCAGCGGAGCTAGTGGCACGGGAGCAGCTGCACCGGCGGCGCCGTTCAACCATGTCTACTCCTATGCCTACTACGAACCGGGCGCGGCCAAGTGCCACACGAATGTGCCTGCCGCCCAGGGATCGAGCTCGAGTTCCGGATCCGGAGGTCAGGGTCAGCAGGGCCAGCAGCAGGGCCACTCGAAGAGTCCGCCACGGAACTCGATACGCGCCCTATTGGCCAAGAGCTTCCGCTCGAAGAGCAGCACCACCCATCACGGCGGCCAGTCCACCTCCAGTTCGCCCAGCGCCGAGGAGCGGGATCGACACACCTACACCACCCGCTACGGCACCACCGAGAATCTGTACGAGGAGGTCAGCGAGCAGAAGATCCGCAAAGTGCTCTCCGACAACCGCATCGCCAGTGGTTCCAGTGCGGGCAACGTGAAGGAGGAGCAGCGCCGCGTCCAGCACAACCACTTCCGGGTGCTCGACGAGCTGAATCTCTCGCTGGAGGCCTTGATAATGCCGCCCACACCGCCGGACGTGAGTCCCAGCCATGCCCTCGGTGCCGACGAGCCCAGCACCTCGATGCCCGCCGGCGCGGTGGGTGGTGGCAGTGGCATATCGATGTCATCGTCATCGGGCTCGGCGGTGGCGGGACCCTCGTCGAAGACCGCCCAACGACCCAGGCGCGGCGGTCTACTGGGCGGAGCCGCCGGTGCTGGGGCCACCTCGAACTCCAGCTCCGCCTCGCACGCCAGCCTGGAGAACCTGTCGAGCACGCTGAACAGCATGGAGCTGAAGGATCATGGCCACAGCAGCTGCATCAATCCGGAGTTCGATGAGGGCGACCTCGATTCCGGCttcagcggcagcggcagcagcagtggGGCCAGCTATAACGAGAGTCTGCGGTACTACAAGTCCGCCACGCCCACCGGCCAGCTGCACCACCACGCCCACatccaccagcagcagcatcagcaggcGCTGCACCACCACAACCTGAACAACAACACCTTGCCGCACAATCTGCGCAGCTGCCGATCCTCGACCGCCTCGGGCACCTCCACCTCCAAGAGCAGCATGGCCAGTTGTGGCGAGGATCAGGGCATTGGCATGACCttggcggtgggcggtggagTGGGAggagtgggtggtggtgccGCCGCCGGTGGTGTCATGGTGCCCATGCACGAGGCGGCGGGCGCCgtgggcggcggcggcggctcGCTGTCGCCCTTCAACTATCCACGCCGCTGTTCGGCGGATCAGCAGCGCGCCTCGGGCAGATCGATGGCCTCCGGCGTGGGCGTTGGACCcggcgtgggcgtggccgtGGGCGGAATGGGCGGCGGCATGGGCGGCGGCAGCATGAGCatgagcagcagcagcaacgtGGCACTGTCCACCGGAGCGAAACCCAAGAAGAACTTCTGGACCATGAAACCGTGA